The Miscanthus floridulus cultivar M001 chromosome 17, ASM1932011v1, whole genome shotgun sequence genome has a window encoding:
- the LOC136514917 gene encoding uncharacterized protein yields MAGDMEIFELLKLDPHIQDIIQHLPLYDGKFDPQAYIDWELKVDNEFDEHDLSEKQKICIASNVLIEYALLEWKHICRHNKVLESWEDFKFLFRDAFVPSYYADYLLAKLDNLKQDSRTVKEYYHDFKICIMFGGLDECMEDVMSRFMRGLNSEIRTLLISKSYKHIGQLFCLALNAEKESLLSVNTCKNDVTHNVQNLSTLHANEEQQIVEPTTDFPLSQNELLVVPCDKEELCADDSFTPMPQVANKCDTFGLEPYKCAEDKLFHPITCAQDELNLLSSLNTLGYIEFDILCNLNCLKEKLKFDSGLPSFNHCSLHAIGKYDSKGEYLVHKVYICSNLKYPFGPQYQDQIEGCTNTNNVLQSFPSFSNMQQGKAKEGEHCWLWPCSIVVAPCSNIKASTFECHWGKSRTTCSQEGENDEDITCLDTTTLATFDSQKYLHGSREGLIAYGKHGRLMKLIGDQIHVFLTSSTWTPRHFWSKERKRSNPTRFGAGFGLQDSSNL; encoded by the exons atggcaggtgatatggagatttttgagctgttgaaactagaccctcatattcaggatatcattcaacacttgccgttatatgatggtaagtttgatcctcaagcttacattgattgggagttaaaagtagacaatgaatttgatgagcatgacctgtccgagaaacaaaagatttgtattgcctctaatgttttgattgaatatgctttactagaatggaaacacatttgtaggcataacaaagttctagaatcttgggaagacttcaaatttctttttagagatgcattcgttccttcatattatgctgattatttgcttgcaaaattagacaacttgaagcaagATAGTAGGACTGTAAAAGAATACTACCATGATTTTAAGATTTgcatcatgtttggtggattagatgaatgcatggaagatgttatgagtaggttcatgagagggctcaattctgaaattcgaaccttgttaattagtaAATCATACAaacatattggtcaattgttttgtcttgctctcaatgctgaaaaggagagtctattatctgtgaatacttgcaagaatgatgtgacccataatgtccaaaatttgtccactctgcatgctaatgaagagcaacaaatagtggaacccactactgattttcctttgtcacaaaatgaattacttgttgttccttgtgataaagaggagttgtgtgctgatgattcttttactcctatgccacaagtagcgaataagtgtgatacttttggtttggaaccatacaaatgtgctgaagataagctttttcatcctattacatgtgcacaagatgaactgaacttgctgtcctctttaaatactttgggttatattgaatttgatattctgtgtaatctaaattgtctaaaagagaaacttaaatttgattctggtttgccaagttttaatcattgctcgcttcatgcaattggcaaatatgacagcaaaggagaatatttggtgcataaagtttatatttgctctaatctaaaatatccttttgggccacaataccaagatcaaattgagggctgcactaacactaataatgtcttgcaaagttttcctagtttttccaaTATGCAACAGGGTAAGGccaaagaaggggagcattgctgGTTGTGGCCATGCAGCATAGTCGTCGCTCCATGCTCCAACATCAAAGCAAGCACCTTTGAATGCCATTGGGGCAAGTCGAGGACGACTTGCAgccaagaaggggagaatgatgaggacatcacctgcctggatacaaccacattagcaacttttgattcacag aaatacttacatggatcaagggaaggtttgattgcatatggaaagcatggaaggttaatgaagttgattggggaccaaatccatgtattcctaacgtcctccacctggacaccacgtcacttttggtccaaggaaagaaagagatcaaatccaacacgttttggggctggattcggactccaggacagctccaacttgtga